The genomic segment CCACCGCAGCACGCTGACCCACCAAGGCCTCCAACCCGTCCGCTGGCACCGTCGCCAACGCCGGATCAACCCCCACCCGGACCACCTCCAGGTCCGACGCCGAGATCACCGACCCCCGCGCCACGTCTTGCCGCACCCCCACCACCGGCTGCGCCGAACCCAGGCTCGAGTACGTCCACACCGACAACAACGCCCCCAGCACCACCAGCGCCACCGACACCGCCACCAACGCAGGACGCCGCCGCATCCGCACCCCCGCCGCTGCGGGCGTCACCCTGGCCGCAGCCTGCGGCGCCTCCACACCAGCCGTCTGCGTCGCGGTCATCGCCCGATCACCTGGACCTCGCCCACCTCAAGCACCCGATCCGTCGTGAAATCCATCGCGATACTCCCCGTCTGCCCGCCCGACGCCGTCCAATCAACAGCCCAGAAGGACGTCGCCCTGATCGTGTACGCCCCCCGCTGCGAATATGTATGGCCACAATCCGGCGACGACTTTCCGCCATCCCCAGGCCCGAACACCGACCCCGCCGTCGTGCACGTCACGGCCTGGCCGTCGCCCATCTGCCACACCACCCGCTTCACCTTCGCCGTGGCCGACACCGTCACGCCCCGCTCGCTCAAGCTGCGGGTCTGCGGGCCAAACGTCTGCGCCGACGGATTCTCAACCCACATCCACACCGGCAACCCCACCGTCCCCACCACACCGGGACGATCCTCCGGAGCCATCCCCACATCAATCGCCCGCAAATTCATCTGCGCCACCAATTGCTTCGCCAACACCGCAGGATCCGGCGGCGCCGCCACGCCAGCCGGCTGCGCCGCCGACCAGAACGAGTGGACGTGCCCGCCAGCCTCAACACCAGTGGTGCACATGTAGACCGCCCCATCCGTGTGCCCTTCCCAGAGCGGATGACCCGCGGGAGGTGGAGGCGTGGCCGGTTTCACGTAGCACTGCCGCTCGTTGGACCAGTAGCCGGCGCTGCTGGTGCACGGGACCGGGGAACCCGACCGGCTTGCACACGCCGCCTTACCTGGACTGGACGAGTTGCTCTTTCCCAGGTGGGTGGAAGTCTTCGTTCTCCCCGCCGGCCCAGCGGGCGTGCCTGAGAGCGAGAGCGTGACAGCACAGGATCCCGAGTAGGGGCTGTAGCGCTGGTCCGATCCGCAGCTGACGGTTCCATCTGCCCAAGCCGGCAGTGCCATCAGACTGAGCCGGTGCCTCCGAGAAGGGCCAGAACGCACCTCCTCAGCATGTCCCGGTGACCTTGTCCTCGGTCACGTACCAGCTGCCATCCGCGCCGTCCTGGACGACGTCCATGTCGCTTGTCACGCGCTTCGGGCCCTTGCCCCGCACAGACTTGCCGGTGGCATCAACCAGGTCCGTCCCGGACACGTCGAGGCAGTAGCGCAGCTTCCATTCACGTGCATCCGATCCCGGTGTCGCCTTCACCAGGGCCAAGGTCGACATGCCCGTCAGGTGCTGCTTCTGCGCGCGGAACTGGGAGATGTCGTACTGCCACTGCCGCAGCGCGGACGCTCGAGCGACGGTCTGCAGCTGGTCCATGTCGGACTTCGGATCGGACGCGATGTGAGTGGTCACCTCGACGTAACGATGCACCGCGGCGTCCGCGGCGCTTGCGTTCGCGGGTGGCGTCGCGCCCGTGGATGGGCCGGCGCTCGAGGTCTGACTCGCCGCAGGCGACGGCGTGCTTGAGCCCGCGTTCGAGGGAGGCTCGGTGGTCGCGCTGGAACTCGTCCTCGGCACCTGTCCGGGCGTTCCCGAGCACGCAGCCAGGGCGAACGCCAGTGCTGTGCTTGCAATCAACTTCTTGGCACTCGTCCTCACGAGGGCCCCCTCTCGTCTGCAGCGTCATTGCCACAAGCCGAGCCGGATGTCGTGGTGCTCACCGACCCGACACTGGGGCAGCAAGCAATTCATCACTCCCCCGAGTGGGACCCATACTGCGTCATCGAGTGGTCCGACCGCCAGTGCCCATCGACACTTCCAGGTCATGCTCAAGGCCCACCAGCCGACGGGATCCCTACTGGCACAGAAGAATCAAGCCACCCCAGAAATGACCAAAATTGTCAGCGAACAGCCGTCCCCTGAACAGCTCGCGATCCCAGGTTCGCCCTGGTGCAACTCATGACGCACGCCAAACCAAGGCGTCCACGTCTGCCCGCTGGACGCGGATCAGTCGATCCCCAATCCGGTAGCTCGGTAGTCGGCCGTCGGCAATCATTCGCCGCACTGTCCGTGGGCAGACACCAAGCCGACGAGCGGCCGACTGCACACTCTCCACATCAACCATGCGCTGCTCTGCATTCATGCCCACCCAACAACCTCGGCACAGATTAGTGCCCACGCGACCTGGTCAGGAGACCTCGCAGACGCTGGTCGCGGCAGGGGAAACACAAGTCACGAACCGCGGAGAAACGCCTAGTCGCAAGAGGGGAACGCAGGCGTCGAATGCAGGTGCGAACCGGGTCCTGTAATCTCAATAGGGCACGTATAGGGCACGAAGAAGGGGCTTGTCAGAGCAAACTAGCTCTGACAAGCCCCTCAGGACGTCGGGCTGACAGGATTTGAACCTGCGACCCCTTGACCCCCAGTCAAGTGCGCTACCAAGCTGCGCTACAGCCCGTCCAGGTCGTTTCCGACCCGAGAAAGAACAGTACCGGATTGCCGTCGGCTACGCCAATCCGAGGGCAATCCACGTCAATCACTGAATGATTGAAGAGCCAACCCCAGTCCACACGGCAAAGGCCAGTGGTCGGACCATGAGCCGGGTCCCAGCGCAGCCGCAGGGCGAAGCCAACGAAAGGTGCAGCAATGCTGCTGGAGAGACTGATCGACGCGAAGGCCGTCGACTACCTGATCCTGGTGGTCTACTTCGCCTTCGTCCTGGGCGTGGGCTGGTTGGCCAAGCGTCAGGTCGCCGACGCCGCGGACTACTTCCAGTCCGGTCGTTCCCTGCCGGCCTGGGTCACGGGCCTGGCCTTCGTCTCGGCCAACCTGAGAACCAGACGAGTCGGACATGACAGTGGCCGCCACCCCAAGGGTGGCGGCCACTGGCTTCGACAGGCTCAGCCCATGTGTGGGGCGCAGCCAGCTACTTCTTGCCGCGCTTCTCGCGGGCACGCACCTCGACGTGCACCGGGGAGCCGGTGAAGCCGAAGTCCTCGCGCAGGCGGCGCTCCACGAACCGCTCGTAGCCCTGGTCCAGCTGGCCGGAGGTGAACAGCACGAAGGTCGGCGGGCAGTTCTGCGCCTGGGTGCCGAACAGGATCCGCGGCTGCTTTCCGCCCCGCAGTGGGTGCGGGTGGGCGGCGGCCACGCGCCCCAGGAAGGCGTTCAGCTTGCCCGTGGAGATACGGGTCTCCCAACCCGCCAGTGCCTCCTCGACGGCCTTGCTCAGTTTGTCCACATTGCGCCCCGTCAGCGCGGAGATGTTGACCGTCGGAGCCCACCTGAAGGCCACCAGGTCTCGCTCGATCTCACGATCGAGGTACTTGCGACGCTCCTCGTCGGTCAGGTCCCACTTGTTGAAGGCGATCACCAGCGCCTTGCCGGTGTCCTCCACATTGGACAGGATGCGCAGGTCCTGCTCGGTCAGCGGCTCGGAGGCGTCGATCACCACGACGCACACCTCGGCGCGCTCGATGGCGCCCTGAGTGCGCAGGCTGGCGTAGTACTCGTGGCCGCTGGCCTCCTTGACGCGCTTGCGGATGCCGGCGGTGTCGATCAGCCGGTACATCTGTCCG from the Luteococcus japonicus genome contains:
- a CDS encoding ATP/GTP-binding protein, producing MCTTGVEAGGHVHSFWSAAQPAGVAAPPDPAVLAKQLVAQMNLRAIDVGMAPEDRPGVVGTVGLPVWMWVENPSAQTFGPQTRSLSERGVTVSATAKVKRVVWQMGDGQAVTCTTAGSVFGPGDGGKSSPDCGHTYSQRGAYTIRATSFWAVDWTASGGQTGSIAMDFTTDRVLEVGEVQVIGR
- a CDS encoding excisionase family DNA-binding protein, whose translation is MNAEQRMVDVESVQSAARRLGVCPRTVRRMIADGRLPSYRIGDRLIRVQRADVDALVWRAS